The DNA sequence CAAATATAATCCAAATAAAAGATATTAAGGCTTGTGTACTCCAACTTCGGGATGTGCTACACAGTTACTCCCACAGGCGCGACACGAACCATGCACGAGATTGTTTATCAATATTTAAGTTGTGTCCAAATTAGAATACTATGATTAATTACATGAACGACTGGATAGCAGTGGCGGCTATGGGCGTCGTGGTCTTAGCTATCCCCTTAGTGATGCAGGGGGTCAGCTACTTCCTACGTCCGACCGTTCCCGAAAAACAGAAATCGATTACGTACGAGAGCGGTGAGAGTCCTACGGGGGACACACGTATAGGCTTCAGCATACAGTACTACATGCTGGCGCTCCTGTTCGTCGTCTTCGACATAGAGACTGTTCTACTTTACCCGTGGGTCACAGTCTTCGCCGACAACCCCGGGACGTTCGTGCCAG is a window from the Candidatus Afararchaeum irisae genome containing:
- a CDS encoding NADH-quinone oxidoreductase subunit A, yielding MNDWIAVAAMGVVVLAIPLVMQGVSYFLRPTVPEKQKSITYESGESPTGDTRIGFSIQYYMLALLFVVFDIETVLLYPWVTVFADNPGTFVPAFIFIVVLFVGLGWAWKNGAMEWVKPDVRQQ